One genomic window of Phoenix dactylifera cultivar Barhee BC4 chromosome 6, palm_55x_up_171113_PBpolish2nd_filt_p, whole genome shotgun sequence includes the following:
- the LOC120110998 gene encoding LOW QUALITY PROTEIN: pentatricopeptide repeat-containing protein At1g74630-like (The sequence of the model RefSeq protein was modified relative to this genomic sequence to represent the inferred CDS: inserted 4 bases in 4 codons; deleted 2 bases in 2 codons) yields MSINHHLQCVSLLRDCKTLSHLKQIHARASKTGLDADPLVAGKLLLLAATTLADALDYARLLFSPHPSPDPFMYNTLIRGLSESDHPHHSLLTYSQMRRDSVPPDSFSFAFVLKAAANRKSLSVGWQLHTHVIHHGLESHLFVGTTLVSMYAECGCLASARKAFDDIPQPNVVAWNAIVTACFRADDVKGAERLFERMPWKNSASWNVMLAGYTGAGELGSARSLFLAMPNKDAVSWSTMITGFASNGLFDDALSFFRELLREGCRPNETSLTGVLSACAQAGAFESGKILHAHAEKAGLSSIISVGNALLDMYARCGSILMASRVLIGXMEKKSIVSWTSMIAALAMHGYGEEAIQLFHKMEEHGTKPDGITFISXLYACSHSGLIEQGHKFFQEMENTYGIERSIEHYGCMVDLYGRAGLLHKAYEFITNMPIKPNAIIWRTLLGACSIHGNVRLAEHVREKLSELDPSDSGDYVLLSNIYAVAGKWKDVASVRRSMIVERIQKTPGWXLIEVDKVVHTFVASDDINDVKEEVHKRLTEVMARLKMEGYVPEITSVLHDVEEEEKEDAILRHSEKLAVAFGLARMPGESVIRIVKNLRICXNCHTVMKLISKVYKREIVVRDRSRFHSFREGSCSCRDYW; encoded by the exons ATGAGCATCAACCACCACTTGCAGTGCGTCTCCTTGCTGAGAGACTGCAAGACCCTCAGCCACCTCAAACAAATCCACGCCCGGGCCTCCAAGACCGGCCTCGACGCCGACCCCCTCGTCGCCGggaagctcctcctcctcgccgcCACCACCCTAGCCGACGCCTTGGACTACGCTCGCCTCCTCTTTTCCCCGCAC CCCTCCCCTGACCCCTTCATGTACAACACCCTCATCCGCGGGCTCTCCGAATCCGATCACCCCCACCATTCCCTCCTCACCTACAGCCAAATGCGGCGGGACTCGGTCCCTCCTGACAGCTTCTCGTTCGCCTTCGTCCTGAAGGCGGCTGCCAATCGTAAGTCTCTCAGCGTCGGGTGGCAGCTCCATACTCACGTCATTCACCATGGGCTTGAGTCCCATCTGTTCGTTGGGACTACCCTCGTCAGCATGTATGCGGAGTGCGGCTGCCTGGCTTCTGCGCGGAAGGCGTTCGATGATATACCCCAACCAAACGTCGTTGCTTGGAATGCCATCGTGACTGCTTGTTTTCGGGCGGACGATGTAAAGGGCGCGGAGAGGCTTTTCGAGCGAATGCCCTGGAAAAATTCGGCTTCTTGGAATGTCATGCTTGCGGGTTACACAGGAGCCGGTGAGCTGGGGTCTGCGAGGAGTTTGTTCCTTGCGATGCCTAACAAGGATGCTGTCTCCTGGAGTACGATGATCACTGGCTTTGCCAGCAATGGGCTTTTCGATGATGCTCTCAGCTTCTTTCGGGAATTGCTGAGGGAGGGGTGCAGGCCGAATGAGACGAGCTTGACTGGTGTCCTCTCGGCATGCGCTCAAGCAGGGGCTTTCGAGTCTGGCAAGATTTTACACGCGCACGCAGAGAAGGCTGGTCTTAGTAGCATAATCTCTGTGGGCAATGCACTCTTGGACATGTATGCAAGGTGCGGGAGCATTCTCATGGCATCCAGGGTTTTGATTg agatggagaagaagagcattGTGTCTTGGACATCGATGATTGCAGCACTAGCAATGCATGGCTATGGAGAGGAAGCAATCCAACTTTTCCATAAAATGGAGGAGCATGGGACAAAGCCTGATGGAATAACCTTCATCT TGCTGTATGCTTGCAGCCATTCAGGATTGATAGAACAGGGGCATAAGTTTTTCCAGGAAATGGAAAATACATATGGAATTGAGCGGTCGATCGAGCACTACGGCTGCATGGTTGATCTCTACGGGCGAGCAGGACTGCTGCACAAGGCCTATGAGTTCATAACCAATATGCCTATAAAACCCAATGCCATAATCTGGAGGACATTGCTTGGGGCCTGCAGCATTCATGGTAATGTTAGATTGGCAGAGCATGTGAGGGAAAAGCTTTCAGAGCTTGATCCCAGTGACTCTGGCGACTACGTTCTACTTTCCAATATCTATGCTGTGGCTGGAAAATGGAAGGATGTTGCCAGTGTGAGGAGGTCTATGATCGTAGAGAGAATTCAGAAGACTCCTGGCT AGCTCATCGAGGTTGACAAGGTTGTGCACACGTTTGTTGCGAGCGATGATATAAATGATGTGAAAGAGGAGGTTCATAAGAGACTGACAGAGGTAATGGCGAGACTTAAGATGGAAGGCTACGTCCCGGAGATCACGAGTGTTTTGCATGATgttgaggaggaggagaaggaggatgcCATTTTGAGGCACAGTGAGAAACTTGCGGTGGCTTTTGGGTTGGCAAGAATGCCTGGGGAGAGTGTCATAAGGATTGTGAAGAATCTGAGGATAT CCAATTGCCATACTGTAATGAAGCTGATATCC AAGGTGTACAAAAGGGAGATTGTGGTGAGGGATCGCAGTCGGTTTCACTCTTTCAGGGAGGGTTCGTGTTCTTGCAGAGATTACTGGTAA
- the LOC120111159 gene encoding uncharacterized protein LOC120111159, whose amino-acid sequence MEVNHISYSHPPCSSDSNPNPRILLPRHGDFRCSPVPSGFSGLSHLSRSRLLSLRVVKLIRIRCISSSLHSSNASAVAEKPSTSLKTGKWQWKFDGNSVNIYYEEHEGKSAASAKNILMVPTISDVSSMEEWRTVAKDIVSFMHAPDSPLTPSAGWEDTLVVSTANAPKRSKAKMDDLKEAKGVAVFVEVPGALLPQEEYPFTVAKELHKFLQKSFAARS is encoded by the exons ATGGAAGTCAACCACATTTCCTACTCTCATCCTCCCTGCTCTTCCGAttcaaaccctaaccctagaattCTCCTCCCCCGCCATGGTGACTTCCGATGCTCTCCCGTCCCCTCGGGCTTCTCTGGCCTATCCCATCTTTCTCGCTCTCGTCTCCTTTCCCTTCGTGTCGTGAAGCTCATCCGAATCCGGTgtatctcttcttctctccactCTTCCAACGCTTCCGCTGTAGCTGAAAAGCCCTCTACTTCATTGAAG ACTGGTAAATGGCAATGGAAATTTGATGGCAATTCTGTCAACATCTACTATGAGGAACATGAGGGGAAGAGTGCTGCCAGTGCCAAGAATATTCTAATGGTACCTACGATCTCAGATGTTAGCTCTATGGAGGAATGGAGAACAGTTGCTAAAGATATTGTTTCA TTTATGCATGCTCCAGATAGCCCTTTGACACCTTCAG CTGGATGGGAAGATACATTGGTTGTATCAACTGCAAATGCTCCCAAGAGGTCCAAGGCTAAGATGGATGATCTCAAGGAGGCCAAAGGTGTTGCCGTATTTGTGGAGGTACCAGGGGCCCTCCTACCACAGGAGGAGTATCCTTTTACAGTTGCCAAAGAGCTCCACAAGTTTTTGCAGAAGAGTTTTGCAGCAAGGAGCTGA